The Christiangramia flava JLT2011 genome has a segment encoding these proteins:
- a CDS encoding alpha/beta hydrolase gives MKKLIFLVVAVLCANCFQLSAQEYQRLMDIPYYDSINSVPSDYERQMKLVDISFPEDKNKVPVIIWFHGGGLTGGSKELPDALTGKGYCVVGAGYRLSPKVKAAESVYDAAEAVAWVFRNIEKFHGDPERIFVSGHSAGGYLALMSVMDKDLLVKYDLDANDVAGLVPFSGHTITHFTIRQEMGIPGEQPLIDRWAPIYYVRKDTPPILLITGDREKEMLGRYEENAYFYRMMKVNGQNDIDIYELDGYGHNMTLPAFPLLLNFVSEHSSN, from the coding sequence ATGAAAAAGCTGATATTCTTAGTAGTTGCTGTTCTTTGTGCGAACTGCTTTCAACTCTCCGCGCAGGAATACCAAAGGCTCATGGATATACCATATTACGATTCTATAAATTCTGTTCCAAGCGATTACGAACGCCAGATGAAACTGGTGGATATCAGTTTTCCCGAAGATAAAAACAAGGTTCCGGTCATCATTTGGTTCCATGGAGGTGGCCTTACCGGGGGAAGCAAGGAATTACCAGATGCACTAACGGGAAAAGGCTATTGCGTGGTTGGAGCGGGCTATCGTTTATCGCCTAAAGTCAAAGCGGCAGAAAGTGTGTATGATGCCGCTGAAGCGGTGGCCTGGGTTTTTAGAAATATTGAAAAATTTCATGGTGATCCTGAAAGGATTTTTGTTTCGGGTCATTCGGCAGGTGGATACCTGGCGCTGATGAGCGTGATGGACAAGGACCTGCTTGTAAAATATGACCTGGACGCCAATGACGTAGCTGGCTTGGTGCCTTTTAGCGGTCATACCATCACCCACTTTACCATTCGCCAGGAAATGGGTATTCCAGGAGAACAACCCCTCATCGACAGATGGGCGCCAATATACTATGTTAGAAAAGACACACCGCCTATTTTGCTTATAACAGGTGACCGGGAAAAAGAAATGTTAGGGCGTTATGAAGAAAATGCCTATTTCTACCGAATGATGAAAGTAAATGGGCAAAATGATATCGATATTTATGAATTGGATGGCTATGGACATAACATGACGTTACCAGCTTTTCCGTTGCTTCTGAATTTTGTTTCAGAACATTCTTCCAACTAA
- a CDS encoding LacI family DNA-binding transcriptional regulator, which translates to MNKKRHSLKDIARELNVSVTTVSFVLNGKGKEKKISDEVIKKIQDYTRKINYRPNLVAQSLRTGKTKILVFMVEDISNYFFSKIARIIEDIAYKEDYKVLFCSNENNDDRSRELINLFYERQVDGFIIIPSPGIKDSIQMLINNNIPVVLFDRYFDDLDTNYVVIDNENSTHHGTQHLLSRGYRNIGFITIDVDQIQMKGRLDGYLNAITENKLKSYVLKIPYSETGSKNGKKQIQQFLQKNPDLDAVFFSTNYLTQIGLEVLREDHPRKLQEMGIITFDDNDLFKIYSPSISAVAQPLKKIGKELMKIMMEMLQTDKGIKSTRHVVLDTKLIPRDSSLPKEEKLMHS; encoded by the coding sequence ATGAACAAAAAACGCCATTCGCTAAAAGATATCGCCAGAGAACTCAATGTTTCAGTTACCACGGTTTCTTTTGTTCTGAATGGCAAGGGGAAAGAAAAGAAAATTTCCGATGAGGTTATAAAAAAAATTCAGGATTATACCAGGAAGATCAATTACCGCCCAAATCTGGTAGCTCAGAGTTTGAGAACCGGTAAAACAAAAATCCTCGTTTTCATGGTGGAAGATATAAGCAACTATTTCTTTTCCAAGATTGCGAGGATCATTGAAGACATAGCTTATAAAGAAGATTATAAAGTGCTTTTTTGCAGCAATGAAAACAATGACGATCGTTCTCGGGAACTGATCAATCTTTTTTACGAACGGCAGGTTGATGGGTTTATAATCATTCCTTCTCCAGGTATCAAAGACAGTATCCAAATGCTGATCAATAACAACATTCCAGTAGTACTTTTTGACCGGTATTTTGATGATTTAGATACCAATTATGTGGTGATAGACAATGAAAATTCTACCCATCATGGCACGCAGCATTTACTTAGCAGGGGATACCGTAATATAGGGTTTATCACCATTGATGTAGATCAAATCCAGATGAAGGGAAGGCTGGATGGCTATCTCAATGCCATTACAGAAAACAAGCTTAAAAGTTATGTTTTAAAAATTCCTTATTCTGAAACCGGTTCTAAAAATGGGAAAAAACAGATACAACAATTCCTGCAGAAGAATCCAGACCTGGATGCTGTGTTTTTCTCGACCAACTATCTTACGCAGATCGGGCTGGAAGTTTTGAGAGAAGATCATCCTCGAAAATTACAGGAAATGGGTATCATTACTTTTGATGATAATGACCTTTTCAAGATTTATTCCCCATCGATTTCTGCAGTAGCGCAACCGCTGAAAAAGATCGGTAAAGAGCTGATGAAAATCATGATGGAAATGTTGCAGACCGATAAAGGTATAAAATCTACCAGGCATGTAGTGCTGGATACCAAGCTGATTCCTCGTGATTCCTCTCTTCCAAAGGAAGAAAAACTGATGCATTCATAA
- a CDS encoding glycoside hydrolase domain-containing protein, which yields MKKYLSLLLFSILFSVQSQNITEKVNVFLGTSGDHGQMSPGASFPFSMMNIAPETNPHQHTGYEYYARQYLGFTHTRIEGVGCTGSGGNILIKPFLGDNSEEILIRKKQIASPGKYTVTFENGIEAQLYSALNMGRDEFRFPEGENGVYIDLAYALAGRFKKEEHSIENGFLKGWIDTETTCSRGVYRLYFAIEIPKNYDLEKTGEHQYLLKGNATKVSIPIAFSSVNSEYAKKRIQQSSKNLSSVSEQNWNEVLGRVKVSGESDREELFYSLLYRGLQAPYQVSESDGTYRAIDGSLQQSDHKIYNGWAIWDNYREQLPMLSLLFPETYQDISSSIANLYKYGKQEWATQHEPSPTVRTEHAMVVILDALRKGYDIDVKSIKEGLLKEASSLKYDSPDKSLETSYDKWAMAGLLQEMGDRELSKNYLEQAEKYQEYWKKDFADLSKGDVDRMQARGLYQGTIWQYRWFVPFDITGLKALAGGEASFTKQLDQFFSDFNYNHANQPDLQVPGLYNATSQPWKSQELYRKILLDTMVQTYFNDNSKGIDPYVGRIYQNKPKAYVRTMDDDSGTMSSWFVMRSLGLSPANVGSPVYYLTAPIFEKYEIDYGNGKRFMVQVSNYHKDWFYIKSVKLNGKQLGRNWLKHSEIVEGGSLEIELSEGPNKSWGIEDQFITDIENSALTPD from the coding sequence ATGAAAAAATATCTCAGTTTACTGCTTTTCAGCATTCTGTTTTCAGTGCAGTCTCAAAATATTACAGAAAAGGTTAATGTGTTTCTGGGAACATCGGGAGACCACGGACAAATGTCTCCCGGTGCTTCTTTTCCTTTTAGTATGATGAATATTGCTCCGGAAACCAATCCACATCAGCATACCGGTTATGAATATTATGCCCGGCAGTATCTGGGTTTTACGCATACAAGAATTGAAGGTGTGGGTTGTACCGGTAGCGGAGGAAATATCCTGATAAAACCTTTTCTTGGCGATAATTCTGAAGAAATTTTAATCAGGAAAAAACAAATAGCATCACCGGGAAAATATACTGTTACTTTTGAAAACGGTATTGAAGCACAGCTTTATTCAGCCTTAAATATGGGGAGAGATGAATTCCGCTTTCCGGAGGGTGAAAATGGAGTGTATATTGACCTTGCATATGCGCTTGCCGGAAGATTTAAGAAAGAGGAACATTCTATAGAAAACGGATTCCTAAAGGGTTGGATTGATACGGAAACAACATGCAGCCGCGGAGTTTACAGACTTTATTTCGCCATTGAAATTCCGAAAAATTATGATCTTGAAAAGACTGGGGAACATCAATATCTATTGAAAGGAAATGCTACTAAAGTTAGTATTCCAATCGCTTTTTCTTCGGTCAATTCAGAATATGCAAAGAAAAGAATTCAGCAATCCAGTAAAAATCTTTCAAGTGTTTCTGAACAAAATTGGAATGAAGTACTGGGTAGAGTAAAAGTTTCCGGAGAAAGCGACAGAGAAGAGCTGTTCTATTCCTTGCTTTACCGGGGCTTACAGGCGCCTTATCAGGTTTCCGAAAGTGATGGCACTTACCGCGCGATTGATGGATCACTTCAACAGAGCGATCATAAAATCTATAATGGCTGGGCGATCTGGGATAATTACAGGGAACAATTACCAATGCTGTCTTTGCTTTTCCCTGAGACCTATCAGGATATTTCAAGCTCCATTGCCAACCTTTACAAGTATGGAAAGCAGGAGTGGGCAACCCAACACGAGCCTTCCCCAACCGTTCGTACAGAACATGCGATGGTCGTTATCCTGGATGCGTTACGAAAAGGATATGATATCGATGTAAAATCGATCAAAGAGGGTTTACTGAAGGAAGCTTCTTCTCTAAAATATGATTCACCAGATAAATCCCTGGAAACTTCTTACGACAAATGGGCGATGGCTGGTTTGCTACAAGAAATGGGTGACAGGGAATTGAGTAAAAATTATCTTGAGCAGGCAGAAAAATATCAGGAATACTGGAAAAAGGATTTTGCTGACCTGAGCAAAGGAGATGTTGACCGTATGCAGGCGCGCGGACTTTACCAGGGAACCATCTGGCAGTACCGCTGGTTCGTGCCATTTGATATTACCGGTCTCAAAGCGCTGGCGGGAGGCGAAGCATCATTTACAAAGCAGTTAGACCAGTTTTTTTCAGATTTCAATTATAACCATGCGAATCAGCCTGATCTCCAGGTTCCGGGATTGTATAATGCTACTTCTCAACCCTGGAAATCACAGGAGTTGTATAGGAAGATACTTTTGGATACAATGGTTCAAACATATTTCAATGATAACAGTAAAGGAATCGATCCTTATGTTGGCAGAATTTACCAGAATAAGCCAAAAGCTTATGTTAGAACAATGGATGATGATTCGGGAACCATGTCTTCCTGGTTTGTGATGAGAAGTTTAGGTTTGTCTCCAGCGAATGTAGGGAGTCCGGTTTATTACCTAACCGCACCGATTTTTGAAAAATACGAGATCGACTACGGAAATGGAAAAAGATTCATGGTACAGGTTTCAAATTATCATAAAGACTGGTTTTATATAAAATCGGTGAAGCTGAATGGTAAACAGTTGGGCCGAAACTGGCTGAAACACAGTGAGATCGTGGAAGGTGGAAGCCTGGAAATAGAACTTTCCGAAGGACCAAATAAAAGCTGGGGCATTGAAGATCAATTTATAACTGATATAGAAAATTCAGCTCTTACGCCAGACTAA
- a CDS encoding arylsulfatase produces MTNFFQVFRVIVLSWFVTLIAGCGVKNKEVDERPNIVLIMADDLGFSDLGCYGGEIDTPNLNAIAQNGLRFNSFYNTSRCCPSRAALLTGQYPHKAGIGRMTMDMGLPGYRGSLTENTVTIAEVLGQAGYQTGMVGKWHVSETNELEKEKQLKWLSHQENYGEFSDLDSYPTARGFDKFYGNIWGVVDYFDPFALVNGTEQVKEVPDDFYYTDAIGDTAVAYIEDFSRNKEPFFLYVAHCAPHWPLMAPEDLIEKYQDTYTEGWRKIRQERYQNLIDKGILKGDIAQLSEFMFEDQDWDKNEHQKWDTQAMAVHAAMVDRLDRTIGDLIAELKRTGEYDNTVIFFLSDNGASSERPSRYGPGFDRPGSTRSGEEIFYPTEKEADHLPGSETVYSGIGPVWANTLNAPFRYWKAQVYEGGITTPFIAQWPKEIKDKGEIRDNVFHVIDLMPTIVELAGAEYPTEFNGHEITPEYGISMVETLKKETKPENRQLFWEHFGSAAFRDGDWKIVRRGGNEDWELYNLAKDRTEMNNLAAENPQKVEEMNAAWQKMAEETNVFPAPK; encoded by the coding sequence ATGACAAATTTTTTTCAGGTTTTTCGAGTTATAGTTTTAAGCTGGTTCGTGACTTTAATTGCGGGCTGCGGCGTAAAAAATAAGGAGGTTGATGAACGCCCGAACATCGTCCTGATCATGGCCGATGATCTTGGTTTTTCTGACCTTGGCTGCTATGGAGGTGAAATTGATACACCAAACCTGAATGCTATCGCACAAAATGGACTACGCTTCAACTCATTTTATAATACATCCAGGTGCTGTCCTTCACGAGCAGCTTTGCTCACCGGGCAGTATCCTCATAAAGCCGGGATCGGCCGCATGACCATGGATATGGGATTGCCAGGTTACCGTGGAAGTCTTACTGAAAATACGGTGACCATAGCCGAGGTTTTAGGTCAGGCAGGCTATCAAACGGGAATGGTAGGAAAATGGCATGTTTCTGAAACCAATGAACTGGAAAAGGAAAAACAACTGAAGTGGTTAAGCCATCAGGAAAATTACGGAGAGTTTTCAGACCTTGATTCATACCCAACGGCTCGTGGTTTTGATAAATTCTACGGAAACATTTGGGGAGTGGTCGATTATTTTGATCCTTTTGCGCTGGTCAATGGCACGGAACAGGTCAAGGAAGTGCCAGATGATTTTTATTATACTGATGCTATCGGAGATACCGCGGTTGCTTATATCGAAGATTTTTCAAGAAATAAAGAACCGTTCTTTTTGTATGTAGCCCATTGCGCGCCACATTGGCCATTGATGGCTCCGGAAGATCTGATTGAAAAATACCAGGACACTTATACCGAAGGCTGGAGAAAGATTCGGCAGGAACGGTATCAAAATTTGATAGATAAAGGAATTCTGAAAGGTGATATCGCACAACTTTCAGAATTTATGTTTGAGGATCAGGATTGGGATAAAAATGAACACCAGAAGTGGGATACTCAGGCTATGGCTGTACATGCAGCAATGGTGGATCGTCTGGATAGAACGATTGGTGATTTAATAGCAGAACTGAAACGAACCGGAGAATATGATAATACGGTAATCTTCTTTTTATCTGACAATGGTGCGAGCTCAGAAAGGCCTTCCAGATACGGCCCTGGTTTTGATCGGCCTGGTAGTACAAGAAGTGGTGAGGAGATATTCTATCCAACTGAAAAAGAAGCTGATCATTTACCGGGATCGGAAACAGTTTATTCGGGTATAGGTCCGGTCTGGGCAAATACGCTCAATGCGCCATTCCGGTACTGGAAAGCCCAGGTTTATGAAGGAGGGATCACCACACCATTCATCGCGCAATGGCCCAAGGAGATCAAGGACAAGGGAGAAATAAGAGACAATGTATTTCATGTTATCGACCTGATGCCAACCATTGTTGAACTGGCAGGCGCGGAATATCCAACTGAATTTAATGGTCATGAGATCACCCCGGAATATGGGATTTCCATGGTAGAGACTTTGAAAAAAGAAACGAAACCTGAAAACAGACAATTATTCTGGGAGCATTTTGGCTCAGCAGCCTTTCGCGATGGTGACTGGAAGATCGTTAGACGAGGTGGAAATGAAGACTGGGAATTGTATAATCTGGCGAAAGATCGAACTGAAATGAATAACCTGGCTGCGGAAAATCCTCAGAAAGTTGAAGAAATGAATGCAGCCTGGCAAAAAATGGCAGAGGAAACGAATGTTTTTCCTGCTCCGAAATAA
- a CDS encoding beta-L-arabinofuranosidase domain-containing protein, whose amino-acid sequence MMSKLTSWISIFIAIVCLSCNSEKKQEQTLSIAKIPDTSATNTNYVSNQKPLASSVLIKLPVGAVKPNGWLKEMMKRQANGLMGNLGEISAWLQEKDNAWLAEDGKGFWGWEEVPYWLKGYGNTAYILGDEKMITETEKWIEAAIASQREDGNFGPERLGEDGTQDFWANMIMLYCLQSYYEYSGDDRVIDLMTNYFKFQNNVPDEEFLSGSHYWQKVRGGDNLHSVVWLYNRTGDEFLLELMEKIHRNTSNWSKRDNSIDDIHNWKETRDNMDYPGWYSNLIDWHNVNVAQAFREPAQYYQLSHDEKDLKATYDNFKIVREHFGQVPGGMYGADENARPGYDDPRQGIETCGVVEQMNSNESLLRITGDTFWADHTEEVAFNTFPATMMPDMKSLRYITSPNMVLNDDQNHRPGIMNDGPFLMMNPFSSRCCQHNHGQGWPYMVENLWMATPDNGLAAVIYGPSTVSAKVADGQEVEISTETHYPFEQAIKFSISTSEKGTAFPLYFRIPSWAQEASVSINGTKTETAPEAGKYVRIDRNWQNGDVVTLDLPKKLEMKKWENNHNSVSVNYGPLSFSLKIGEEYTKKQSDETAVWDSKWQEGADTKKWPSYEIHPTTDWNYGLLLEDDVTNSFTIEERDWPENDFPFTPETTPIVLKAKAKQIPQWTIDQYGLAGELQESPVKSSEETETVELIPMGAARLRISSFPVIGEGENANEWKQTE is encoded by the coding sequence ATGATGTCAAAATTAACCAGCTGGATAAGCATTTTTATCGCGATAGTCTGTCTTTCCTGTAATTCTGAAAAGAAACAGGAACAAACACTAAGTATTGCAAAAATTCCTGATACCAGCGCGACGAATACCAATTACGTTTCTAATCAAAAACCACTCGCATCAAGCGTGCTTATCAAACTTCCTGTTGGAGCAGTCAAACCAAATGGCTGGTTAAAGGAAATGATGAAAAGGCAGGCCAATGGTTTAATGGGGAATCTCGGAGAGATCAGTGCGTGGTTACAGGAAAAAGATAATGCATGGCTGGCCGAGGATGGTAAAGGTTTCTGGGGCTGGGAGGAGGTTCCATATTGGCTGAAGGGCTATGGGAACACCGCCTATATTCTGGGTGATGAAAAAATGATCACCGAAACCGAGAAATGGATCGAAGCTGCCATTGCGAGTCAGCGTGAGGATGGAAATTTTGGTCCCGAGCGTTTGGGTGAGGATGGCACACAGGATTTTTGGGCAAACATGATCATGTTATATTGCCTTCAGTCGTATTACGAATACTCCGGAGACGATCGGGTGATAGACCTGATGACCAATTATTTTAAATTTCAGAATAATGTTCCAGACGAAGAATTTTTATCTGGAAGCCATTACTGGCAGAAGGTTCGTGGTGGTGACAACCTGCATAGCGTTGTCTGGTTGTACAATCGTACCGGTGATGAATTCCTGCTGGAATTGATGGAGAAGATCCACCGTAATACGTCTAATTGGTCTAAAAGAGATAATTCCATAGATGACATCCATAACTGGAAGGAAACGCGGGATAATATGGATTACCCTGGATGGTATTCCAATTTGATCGACTGGCATAATGTGAATGTGGCACAGGCTTTTCGTGAGCCGGCGCAGTATTACCAGCTAAGCCATGATGAGAAGGATCTGAAGGCAACCTATGATAATTTCAAGATCGTAAGAGAACATTTTGGGCAGGTGCCCGGCGGAATGTATGGCGCCGATGAAAATGCCCGTCCTGGTTATGACGATCCACGCCAGGGAATTGAAACCTGTGGTGTGGTGGAGCAAATGAACTCCAACGAGAGCTTACTGCGCATAACAGGCGATACTTTCTGGGCAGATCACACAGAAGAGGTTGCCTTTAATACGTTCCCGGCTACCATGATGCCAGATATGAAATCCTTGCGCTATATCACCAGTCCGAATATGGTGTTGAATGACGATCAAAATCATCGTCCGGGAATTATGAACGATGGTCCTTTCTTAATGATGAACCCTTTCAGTTCCCGTTGCTGCCAGCATAATCATGGTCAGGGCTGGCCATATATGGTAGAAAATCTTTGGATGGCAACGCCAGATAACGGTCTGGCAGCTGTTATTTACGGACCTTCCACTGTTTCGGCGAAAGTTGCAGACGGGCAGGAGGTTGAAATTTCTACGGAAACTCACTATCCTTTTGAGCAGGCGATAAAATTCAGTATTTCCACTTCGGAAAAAGGGACTGCTTTCCCATTGTATTTCAGGATTCCATCTTGGGCTCAGGAAGCTTCTGTAAGTATCAACGGTACAAAAACTGAAACAGCTCCCGAAGCAGGAAAATATGTAAGGATTGATCGAAACTGGCAAAATGGAGATGTCGTGACTTTGGACCTTCCGAAGAAACTGGAAATGAAAAAGTGGGAGAATAACCATAATAGCGTTAGTGTAAATTATGGTCCGCTAAGCTTTTCTCTGAAAATTGGGGAGGAATACACAAAAAAACAAAGCGATGAAACGGCTGTTTGGGATTCCAAATGGCAGGAAGGTGCGGATACTAAAAAATGGCCATCTTATGAAATTCATCCAACAACCGACTGGAATTATGGTTTGCTGCTTGAAGACGACGTAACAAACTCTTTTACAATTGAAGAAAGAGACTGGCCGGAAAACGATTTTCCATTTACGCCGGAAACTACACCAATTGTACTGAAAGCCAAAGCAAAGCAAATTCCGCAATGGACGATCGATCAATATGGATTGGCCGGAGAATTACAGGAGAGCCCTGTGAAATCTTCCGAAGAAACTGAAACCGTAGAGCTGATCCCGATGGGAGCGGCCAGATTAAGAATAAGCAGTTTCCCGGTTATTGGCGAAGGTGAAAATGCAAACGAATGGAAACAAACGGAATGA
- a CDS encoding glutaminase family protein, with protein sequence MIKKLVFITAIIFSGILTAQQRQAPAYPLVTHDPNFSIWSFGDKINEQSTVHWTGTDQSLVGLIKVDGKVYRFLGNEPKNYVDVLSAADAGEYTVMATEDEPKSGWQKADFDDSNWKSTKAPFGDEHDYVTKWESEDLWVRRKFDLKNSNFDDVFLKLHHDDNIVVYLNGEKILEKTGWNDQYDYFPISEEVKSKLKKKDNILAIHIKNTAGGRFLDAGIVEVKKPKTQVELAEQTGLDFTATQTKYMLTAGGVDVNLTFTSPLLMDDLDLLARPVSYISVKTKPNDGQIHDVQVYFGASSLIASNERSQLMETESGSTSALNFLKAGTKEQPILEKKGDNLRIDWGYMYVAVAKDANAKQNITKGTDASKEFMSNSMSASVRDGKSLMLNTIFPAEKLSEEKEHLIMLGYDDIYSINYFGNQLRPWWNLDGTNSIQNELEKAYAEYDEVIEKCEDFNEELHEDGVEAGGEEYAKILEIAYRQSIAAHKLTKSPDGEILFMSKENFSNGSINTVDITYPSAPMYLLYNPDLLKGMMNGIFYYSESGKWKKPFPAHDLGTYPIATGQTYGEDMPVEESGNMVVLAAAITKAEGNADYAKKHWESLTVWANYLTEAGLDPANQLSTDDFSGHLARNANLAAKAIVGVGGYGYVAKQLGKDDVAEEYTQKAKEMAKEWMELADAGDHYALTYNDKNTWSQKYNLVWDKVLDLEIFPQEVFDTELKFYDTKQNQYGLPLDNRADYTKSDWILWTATMADDQATFEKFADPVYEFATETKNRVPMSDWHFTTSGDQRGFQARSVIGGYFIKLLRDEWE encoded by the coding sequence ATGATAAAGAAATTAGTTTTCATAACCGCGATCATATTTTCGGGAATACTCACGGCCCAGCAAAGGCAGGCGCCGGCTTATCCCTTAGTTACTCACGACCCGAACTTCAGTATCTGGTCTTTTGGTGATAAGATCAATGAGCAGTCTACCGTTCACTGGACGGGTACCGATCAGAGCCTCGTGGGGTTGATAAAGGTCGACGGAAAAGTTTATCGTTTCCTGGGGAATGAACCTAAAAATTATGTAGATGTACTTTCCGCAGCAGATGCCGGAGAGTATACGGTAATGGCTACGGAAGATGAACCAAAATCAGGCTGGCAGAAGGCCGATTTTGATGATTCTAACTGGAAAAGTACCAAAGCGCCATTTGGAGATGAGCATGATTATGTAACGAAATGGGAAAGCGAAGATCTTTGGGTTCGCCGAAAGTTCGACCTGAAAAACAGCAATTTTGATGACGTGTTTTTAAAGCTTCATCATGATGATAATATTGTGGTTTATCTAAACGGGGAGAAAATCCTGGAAAAGACTGGCTGGAATGACCAGTACGATTATTTCCCAATTTCTGAGGAAGTAAAATCGAAACTTAAGAAGAAGGATAATATCCTGGCTATCCATATTAAAAATACAGCCGGCGGAAGATTTCTGGATGCCGGAATTGTTGAAGTAAAAAAGCCTAAAACTCAGGTAGAACTTGCCGAGCAGACTGGCCTGGATTTCACCGCGACTCAGACAAAATATATGCTTACTGCCGGTGGCGTAGATGTAAATTTGACGTTTACATCCCCGCTTTTAATGGATGACCTGGATCTACTGGCCAGACCGGTTTCCTATATTTCTGTAAAGACAAAACCAAATGATGGCCAGATCCATGATGTTCAGGTTTATTTTGGAGCTTCTTCCCTGATCGCTTCTAATGAAAGAAGCCAGTTAATGGAAACAGAATCTGGCTCGACTTCAGCATTGAATTTTTTGAAAGCGGGAACCAAAGAACAGCCAATTCTGGAAAAGAAAGGTGATAACCTGAGAATTGACTGGGGTTACATGTATGTGGCTGTGGCGAAAGATGCCAACGCAAAACAAAATATCACCAAAGGAACTGATGCTTCCAAAGAATTCATGAGCAATTCCATGAGCGCTTCCGTAAGAGATGGAAAGAGCCTGATGCTGAATACCATTTTCCCAGCTGAAAAACTTTCCGAAGAAAAGGAACATTTGATCATGCTGGGTTACGACGATATTTATTCTATCAATTATTTCGGAAACCAATTAAGACCCTGGTGGAATTTAGATGGGACCAATTCGATCCAGAACGAACTGGAAAAAGCCTATGCTGAATATGATGAAGTAATTGAAAAATGTGAAGACTTCAATGAGGAACTGCATGAAGACGGCGTGGAAGCAGGCGGAGAGGAATATGCCAAGATACTTGAAATTGCCTATAGACAAAGTATTGCTGCACATAAACTGACCAAAAGTCCTGATGGTGAGATCTTGTTCATGTCCAAGGAAAACTTCAGTAACGGGTCGATCAATACGGTAGATATTACCTATCCATCGGCACCGATGTATTTGTTATACAATCCAGATCTTTTAAAGGGAATGATGAACGGGATTTTCTATTATTCTGAAAGCGGAAAATGGAAAAAGCCTTTCCCGGCACATGACCTTGGAACTTATCCAATCGCAACCGGGCAAACTTATGGTGAAGATATGCCGGTAGAAGAATCGGGTAATATGGTGGTATTGGCAGCAGCAATCACTAAAGCTGAAGGGAATGCCGATTATGCCAAAAAGCACTGGGAATCGTTAACCGTATGGGCTAATTACTTAACTGAAGCCGGACTGGATCCTGCGAATCAGTTATCTACCGATGATTTTTCCGGTCACCTGGCAAGAAATGCAAACCTCGCTGCTAAAGCAATTGTAGGTGTAGGTGGTTACGGTTATGTTGCCAAGCAGCTTGGAAAAGACGATGTGGCTGAAGAATACACGCAGAAAGCTAAAGAAATGGCGAAAGAATGGATGGAACTGGCAGATGCCGGTGATCACTATGCGTTGACTTATAATGATAAAAATACCTGGAGCCAGAAATACAACTTGGTTTGGGATAAAGTTTTAGACCTGGAAATCTTCCCTCAGGAAGTTTTTGATACAGAGTTGAAATTCTACGACACCAAGCAAAACCAGTACGGTCTGCCATTAGATAACCGTGCAGATTACACAAAATCTGACTGGATTCTATGGACGGCCACCATGGCCGATGACCAGGCGACTTTTGAAAAATTTGCCGATCCGGTATATGAATTTGCGACCGAAACCAAGAATAGAGTTCCTATGAGTGACTGGCATTTTACGACCAGTGGTGATCAGCGTGGTTTCCAGGCTAGAAGTGTGATCGGAGGGTACTTTATTAAGCTGCTACGTGACGAGTGGGAGTAA